A single window of Parabacteroides sp. FAFU027 DNA harbors:
- a CDS encoding DedA family protein codes for MTIANIPSDFLNNILCHGYLILFLLVFLQEVGVPNPIPNELVLIYSGYLSYSGLLNAGWIILSAFAGDMLGSGILFTLFFLFGNAIMERKPRWIPISMKKLDKLSRKIQRKGFAGVFLGRISPFIRGYVAVLLGLMNYPVRKYAVVLPATAMLWSVFYVMAGYVIGPYWQSVSGYLIGIRMGMGIFPLALLLYVLYRLWLRQKAIRMKKLNYNAESFE; via the coding sequence ATGACTATCGCAAATATCCCATCTGATTTCCTGAATAATATCCTTTGTCACGGATACCTGATTCTCTTTTTGCTGGTCTTCCTGCAAGAAGTGGGAGTTCCCAATCCCATACCGAATGAACTGGTGCTGATTTACTCCGGATATCTGTCCTATTCGGGGCTCCTGAATGCCGGATGGATTATCTTATCGGCATTTGCCGGAGACATGTTGGGCAGTGGGATTTTATTTACACTGTTCTTCCTGTTTGGTAATGCAATTATGGAACGAAAGCCCCGGTGGATTCCTATTTCCATGAAAAAGCTGGATAAGTTGTCGCGAAAAATTCAACGAAAAGGGTTCGCTGGAGTCTTCCTCGGACGGATTTCGCCTTTTATCCGTGGATATGTGGCGGTATTGCTGGGATTAATGAATTATCCGGTCCGCAAATATGCCGTCGTTTTACCTGCGACTGCCATGCTTTGGTCCGTTTTTTATGTGATGGCGGGGTATGTTATTGGTCCTTATTGGCAGAGTGTTTCCGGTTATCTTATCGGAATAAGAATGGGGATGGGAATTTTCCCTTTGGCTCTGCTTTTGTATGTGTTGTACAGGTTGTGGCTTCGGCAGAAAGCAATCCGGATGAAAAAGCTAAACTACAATGCCGAATCATTTGAGTGA
- the phoU gene encoding phosphate signaling complex protein PhoU, which yields MRHLEQELVSLRQDIIDMWKLTLSQVTKAGEAVLSYDRELALQVSAREKRVDAYELKIDSICENIIALYQPVAVDLRFVLAAMKINSNLERIADFAYGMSKQLIHYPTMSLDADLVTETHLKEMFEAVKNMLSQGLESLENEKAGIAAAIFTEDNIVDNINNEAPRIIANYIEQNPDRAYDCLQFISIFRKLERIGDHCSNIAEEIFFYLEAKVLKHSPKE from the coding sequence ATGAGACATTTAGAACAGGAATTAGTCTCGCTCAGACAAGACATAATAGACATGTGGAAACTGACGCTTTCTCAGGTAACCAAAGCCGGAGAAGCGGTGCTTTCCTACGACCGTGAACTGGCCTTGCAAGTTTCTGCACGTGAAAAACGGGTAGATGCCTATGAATTGAAAATTGACAGCATTTGCGAAAATATTATTGCACTTTACCAGCCGGTTGCCGTTGACCTGCGCTTTGTATTGGCAGCAATGAAAATTAACTCCAATCTGGAGCGGATTGCCGACTTTGCATACGGAATGTCAAAACAACTGATTCACTACCCCACCATGAGTCTGGATGCTGATCTAGTCACAGAAACTCATCTGAAAGAAATGTTTGAAGCGGTTAAAAACATGCTTTCACAGGGACTTGAATCATTGGAAAATGAAAAAGCCGGAATTGCAGCTGCTATTTTCACGGAAGACAACATTGTTGATAATATAAACAATGAAGCACCACGTATCATTGCCAACTATATCGAACAAAATCCAGACCGCGCTTACGACTGCCTGCAATTTATCAGCATTTTCCGTAAATTGGAACGTATTGGCGACCATTGCAGCAATATTGCCGAAGAAATTTTCTTCTATCTCGAAGCGAAAGTCCTAAAACATTCTCCCAAAGAATAA
- a CDS encoding nucleoid-associated protein has protein sequence MIQAKPQSIQQISIHRVGNKLREEELRLSKSCIDISEPICELLVRYFLSPFKNADYFNLHHESDLMLNEVYAFVSRIFENPDNLYDQSVNLAKHLYEQSVHPKIKAGEFYVVYFKDCVVEDEVVDAVGLFKSESKETYLRVFPSGDNFEINSENGININKLDKGCLIFNTEKERGYLVCAIDSLNRGAEAKYWMDDFLRIRFRDDEFFQTGNLMSMCQSFVAQVPDVEKKEKVEIMKKAVSFLKENEKVEFDDFAGQLLQEAQMRKAFVEHKRTFEKERNVVIPDKITVSNEAVKKEAKKVKNVIILDNNYRITIDGSTEYIEKGFDPYKEMSFYKLYFNEEK, from the coding sequence ATGATACAAGCAAAGCCGCAATCCATTCAGCAAATCAGCATTCACCGCGTGGGCAATAAGCTGCGCGAGGAAGAACTTCGTTTGTCCAAATCATGCATCGATATCAGTGAGCCGATTTGTGAATTGTTGGTAAGGTACTTCCTCTCCCCTTTCAAGAATGCAGATTACTTTAACCTGCATCACGAAAGCGACCTGATGCTGAATGAGGTTTATGCCTTTGTTAGTCGAATTTTTGAGAATCCGGACAACTTATACGACCAATCGGTCAACCTGGCCAAGCATCTTTACGAACAATCTGTTCACCCAAAGATCAAAGCCGGAGAATTTTATGTGGTTTACTTTAAGGATTGCGTGGTGGAAGATGAAGTGGTGGATGCCGTTGGTTTGTTTAAGTCCGAATCGAAAGAGACATACCTGCGCGTATTTCCCTCGGGCGACAACTTTGAAATCAACAGCGAGAATGGAATCAACATCAATAAGCTGGACAAAGGCTGTCTTATTTTCAATACCGAAAAGGAAAGAGGCTATCTCGTCTGTGCTATTGACTCTCTCAACCGCGGGGCAGAGGCAAAATACTGGATGGATGATTTCCTGCGTATCCGTTTCCGTGACGATGAGTTCTTCCAGACCGGCAACCTGATGTCGATGTGCCAGAGCTTCGTGGCGCAGGTGCCCGATGTGGAGAAAAAAGAGAAGGTTGAAATTATGAAAAAGGCGGTCAGCTTCCTCAAGGAGAATGAGAAGGTGGAGTTTGACGACTTTGCCGGGCAACTGCTCCAGGAGGCGCAGATGCGCAAAGCCTTTGTCGAACACAAACGTACCTTCGAAAAAGAGCGCAACGTGGTCATCCCGGATAAAATCACCGTCTCCAACGAAGCGGTAAAAAAAGAGGCGAAAAAGGTGAAGAACGTCATCATCCTCGACAACAATTATCGCATCACAATTGATGGCAGCACCGAATACATCGAGAAGGGTTTTGACCCCTATAAGGAGATGAGTTTTTATAAGTTGTATTTCAATGAGGAGAAGTGA
- a CDS encoding GH1 family beta-glucosidase translates to MSTYYTRKEFGDDFQWGVAASSYQIEGAHDADGKGMSIWDHFTQKGKRIKDGSNGDVACDFYNQYAEDISIINELNIPNFRFSLSWPRILPDGTGRINETGIDFYQRVIDSCLERGVTPWLTLYHWDLPLELEKKGGWTNRDIHYWFAEYADICSRRFGDRVKNWFVMNEPFSFTALGYLVGYFAPGRYGIHNFLPAVHHSNLCQAEGGRIIRRNVPDANIGTTFSCSHVRPVNDHPANIRAAKRVDALFNRLYIEPLLGMNYPLMELPVLERIEKYIHPYDKELMKFDFDFIGLQNYYSLTARSSMLMPYLKAFYVPFRKLNRPLTANGWEVYPAGIYHILKQFSQYPIKQIIVSENGAAFRDKIVNGKVHDTRRTKYLQDYIGQVLRAKREGVNVGGYFIWTLMDNFEWRDGFNSRFGLVHVDFKQQTRIIKDSGLWVKEFLGE, encoded by the coding sequence ATGAGTACATACTATACCCGAAAAGAATTCGGTGATGATTTTCAGTGGGGAGTAGCCGCATCTTCCTATCAGATTGAAGGTGCACATGATGCAGATGGTAAGGGGATGTCCATTTGGGACCATTTTACCCAAAAAGGAAAGCGTATAAAAGACGGTTCCAATGGCGATGTGGCCTGTGATTTCTACAATCAATATGCCGAAGATATCTCTATTATTAACGAGCTGAATATTCCGAATTTTCGGTTTTCACTTTCGTGGCCGCGGATACTACCCGACGGCACCGGTCGGATCAACGAAACGGGCATTGACTTCTATCAACGGGTGATAGACTCGTGTCTGGAACGCGGGGTAACTCCCTGGCTGACGCTTTACCATTGGGATTTACCCCTTGAACTGGAAAAAAAAGGCGGCTGGACTAACCGTGATATCCATTATTGGTTTGCTGAATATGCTGACATTTGCTCCCGTCGCTTCGGTGACCGGGTGAAGAACTGGTTTGTAATGAATGAGCCGTTTTCCTTTACGGCATTAGGTTATCTGGTGGGGTATTTTGCTCCGGGGAGATACGGAATTCATAATTTTCTGCCCGCAGTACATCACTCCAACCTCTGTCAGGCAGAGGGCGGACGTATCATCCGCCGCAATGTGCCTGATGCGAATATCGGAACCACCTTTTCCTGTTCGCATGTGCGACCCGTTAACGACCATCCGGCCAATATCCGCGCTGCAAAGCGGGTGGATGCATTGTTTAACCGCCTCTACATTGAGCCGTTATTGGGGATGAATTATCCGCTGATGGAGCTTCCGGTACTCGAGCGTATTGAGAAATACATTCATCCTTATGATAAAGAGCTGATGAAGTTTGACTTTGATTTCATCGGTTTACAGAACTATTACTCGCTGACAGCCCGTTCCTCCATGCTGATGCCTTACCTGAAGGCCTTTTATGTACCGTTTCGTAAGCTCAACCGACCGCTGACGGCAAATGGGTGGGAGGTTTATCCGGCCGGGATATATCATATTCTGAAACAGTTTTCCCAATATCCGATTAAGCAGATTATCGTATCGGAAAACGGGGCTGCATTTCGTGACAAAATAGTCAATGGAAAGGTGCATGATACCCGCCGGACCAAATATTTGCAGGATTACATCGGGCAGGTATTACGTGCGAAACGGGAAGGGGTAAATGTGGGTGGCTATTTCATCTGGACGTTGATGGATAACTTCGAATGGCGGGATGGTTTTAACTCTCGATTTGGTTTAGTCCATGTCGATTTTAAACAACAAACCCGCATCATCAAAGATAGCGGGCTTTGGGTGAAAGAGTTTCTGGGAGAATAA
- a CDS encoding PstS family phosphate ABC transporter substrate-binding protein — MKKLVISALMVCALVPSFQAQKLKGSDTVLPLAQKEAEAFLKKTHKSVSVVGGGSGVGIAALLDGTTDVAMASRKMKFDEKVKMQEAGSTAVEKVIAYDALAVIVNPSNPVSKLTRAQLEGIFTGKIKNWKEVGGPDMKIIPYSRESSSGTYEFFKEHILKNKNYANGIMSMPATGAIVQSVSQTKGAIGYVGLAYLEKDVKALHVSFDGKNFVEPSMATAKNKTYPIIRPLFFYINKKKEAACKPFVDFVLSAQGQDIVEKVGYVPLN, encoded by the coding sequence ATGAAAAAGTTAGTAATCTCAGCGCTGATGGTATGCGCATTGGTTCCTTCATTCCAGGCACAAAAATTGAAAGGTAGTGATACTGTATTGCCTTTGGCTCAAAAAGAAGCAGAAGCTTTCCTGAAGAAAACTCATAAATCAGTATCAGTAGTAGGTGGTGGTAGCGGTGTGGGTATCGCTGCATTGCTCGATGGTACTACCGACGTGGCTATGGCTTCACGTAAAATGAAATTCGACGAAAAGGTAAAAATGCAGGAAGCTGGTTCTACAGCAGTAGAAAAAGTAATCGCTTACGATGCTTTGGCTGTAATTGTGAATCCTTCAAACCCAGTTTCAAAACTTACCCGTGCACAACTCGAAGGTATCTTCACCGGTAAAATCAAAAACTGGAAAGAAGTGGGTGGTCCTGATATGAAAATCATTCCTTATTCTCGTGAATCAAGTTCAGGTACGTATGAGTTCTTCAAAGAGCACATCCTGAAGAATAAAAACTATGCTAATGGTATCATGAGTATGCCTGCTACCGGTGCTATTGTACAATCGGTTAGCCAGACTAAAGGGGCTATCGGATATGTAGGGTTAGCTTACCTTGAAAAAGATGTAAAAGCTCTTCACGTGTCATTCGATGGTAAAAATTTTGTAGAACCATCTATGGCTACGGCTAAAAATAAAACTTATCCGATTATTCGTCCATTGTTCTTTTATATAAATAAGAAGAAAGAGGCAGCTTGCAAACCGTTTGTTGATTTCGTTTTGTCAGCACAAGGACAGGATATTGTTGAAAAAGTAGGTTATGTTCCTTTGAACTAA
- the pstB gene encoding phosphate ABC transporter ATP-binding protein PstB yields MLTIDAKNVNFYYSDFHALKGIDLEVENNKVVAFIGPSGCGKSTFLRLLNRMNDLIDGTRLTGSVLVEGQDIYAPGVHVDDLRKKVGMVFQKPNPFPKSIFENIAYGLRVNGVKDKNFIEERVVESLKGAALWDEVKDKLKKSAFALSGGQQQRLCIARALAISPKVLLMDEPASALDPISTSKIEELIYELKKDYTIVIVTHNMQQASRVSDKTAYFYLGELIEYADTTKIFTNPEKLSTQNYITGRFG; encoded by the coding sequence ATGCTAACGATTGATGCAAAGAACGTAAACTTCTACTACAGCGATTTTCATGCGTTGAAAGGAATTGACCTGGAGGTAGAAAACAATAAAGTGGTGGCTTTCATCGGACCGTCGGGTTGCGGTAAATCAACCTTTTTGAGATTGCTTAACCGCATGAACGACCTTATCGACGGAACCCGCCTGACCGGTTCGGTTTTGGTAGAAGGACAGGACATTTACGCTCCGGGAGTTCATGTGGACGATTTACGCAAAAAGGTGGGGATGGTTTTCCAGAAACCCAACCCATTCCCTAAATCAATTTTTGAAAACATCGCTTACGGACTTCGCGTTAATGGCGTAAAGGATAAAAACTTTATTGAAGAACGTGTTGTTGAATCACTGAAAGGAGCCGCACTGTGGGATGAGGTGAAAGACAAATTGAAGAAATCGGCGTTCGCTCTATCTGGCGGTCAGCAACAACGTCTTTGTATCGCCCGGGCTTTGGCTATTTCTCCAAAAGTTCTTTTGATGGACGAACCGGCTTCTGCCCTCGATCCAATCTCTACCTCGAAAATCGAAGAGTTGATTTACGAGTTGAAAAAGGATTACACCATCGTGATCGTAACACACAACATGCAGCAGGCTTCACGTGTCAGCGACAAAACTGCTTACTTCTACCTGGGCGAACTGATTGAGTATGCTGATACCACTAAAATATTCACTAATCCGGAGAAACTATCCACCCAAAACTACATCACCGGTCGTTTCGGATGA
- the pstC gene encoding phosphate ABC transporter permease subunit PstC: MKRFLEKIIEGILLLSGSVTSIAILLIVLFLFKEASGLFRSPVVEAGNVIALSKTNKVKELNAHQIKQVFDAEITNWAQLGGANQDIEVIRLGDLTNYYTEEELGAEFEHIPEKLNDLITKHPAAILYMPEQYIPKNFTGYVMEHATQKPGDFFFGKEWFPTSTPSAQFGLLPLILGTLWVSLGAILLSLPFGLAVAVYLAEIASLRIRNLLKPVIELLAGIPSVVYGFFGLVIIVPFLQKTFHLAVGETALAGSIILAIMALPTIITVAEDAMRTTPRSMKEASLALGATQWQTIYRVVIPYAKSGIMSAAVLGIGRAIGETMAVLMVTGNAAVIPHTLMEPVRTIPATIAAELGEAPAGSAHYQALFALGAILFVLTLIISISVEFISAKKNK; this comes from the coding sequence GTGAAAAGATTTCTAGAAAAAATTATCGAAGGTATCCTGCTGCTTAGTGGTAGCGTTACAAGTATTGCGATTTTATTAATCGTGCTTTTCTTGTTTAAAGAAGCTTCGGGGCTGTTTCGCAGTCCGGTAGTGGAAGCCGGAAATGTTATTGCGTTAAGCAAAACCAATAAAGTAAAAGAGCTGAACGCTCACCAAATCAAACAGGTTTTTGATGCGGAAATCACCAATTGGGCTCAACTGGGCGGCGCCAACCAGGACATCGAAGTCATTCGTCTGGGTGACTTGACCAACTACTACACGGAAGAAGAGTTGGGAGCCGAATTTGAGCATATCCCCGAAAAGCTCAATGACCTGATTACAAAACATCCGGCAGCAATACTCTACATGCCTGAACAGTATATTCCTAAGAACTTTACCGGATATGTAATGGAACATGCCACTCAAAAGCCGGGGGATTTCTTCTTTGGGAAAGAGTGGTTTCCTACCTCAACGCCATCTGCTCAGTTTGGTCTTTTGCCATTGATTCTGGGCACGCTTTGGGTAAGCTTAGGTGCAATATTACTTTCTCTGCCTTTCGGATTAGCCGTAGCGGTATATCTGGCTGAAATTGCCTCTCTTCGCATTCGTAATTTATTGAAACCAGTTATCGAATTGCTCGCCGGTATTCCTTCCGTGGTTTACGGTTTCTTTGGATTGGTGATTATCGTTCCGTTTTTACAAAAGACATTCCACCTTGCGGTTGGTGAAACAGCACTCGCCGGCAGTATCATTCTTGCCATCATGGCATTGCCGACTATCATTACGGTAGCAGAAGATGCTATGCGAACTACGCCCCGCTCGATGAAAGAGGCGAGCCTTGCTCTGGGTGCAACACAATGGCAAACCATCTACCGTGTAGTGATTCCTTATGCCAAATCGGGTATTATGTCGGCTGCCGTTTTAGGTATCGGACGTGCTATCGGTGAAACCATGGCAGTATTAATGGTAACCGGTAACGCTGCGGTTATTCCCCACACGCTCATGGAACCGGTTCGGACGATTCCGGCAACTATTGCCGCAGAATTGGGTGAAGCTCCTGCCGGAAGTGCGCATTACCAGGCTCTGTTTGCATTAGGTGCTATATTATTCGTCCTGACACTCATCATCAGTATCAGCGTAGAGTTTATTTCTGCCAAAAAGAATAAATAA
- a CDS encoding endonuclease/exonuclease/phosphatase family protein translates to MMKKFLFLFLMINATMTMNASCPDEQFADRDLKILSWNIYMLPYISIWNNNQERARMIVRELEHSDYQIIVFQEAFSSRCRNIIAKGLAEKFPYQYGPENPNYIPVFTNSGLWVVSKIPLKKLGVIKFSKSQGYDMIARKGAVLFEGIYQNSPFQLLATHLQADEPHLIRDQQCLEISEHLLKPYEQEHIPQLICGDFNIDMDDSQHYRKMLETLDAQNGEISGSITSTYDEIDNPLARIPRGKKRIIDYILVRNSKLIRKIERKIQFIYSHKKNGDVDYLSDHNAMEMTINLGKLSEGDIAQHFSLK, encoded by the coding sequence ATGATGAAAAAGTTTCTATTTTTGTTCCTGATGATTAATGCAACTATGACAATGAACGCCTCCTGCCCCGACGAACAATTTGCCGACCGCGACCTGAAGATTCTGAGTTGGAACATCTATATGCTCCCTTATATCAGCATCTGGAACAACAATCAGGAACGCGCACGAATGATTGTGCGTGAACTGGAGCATTCAGATTACCAGATTATTGTTTTTCAGGAAGCCTTCAGTAGCCGTTGCCGGAATATCATTGCTAAAGGGTTGGCGGAGAAATTCCCCTATCAATACGGACCGGAGAATCCGAACTACATTCCGGTTTTTACCAATAGCGGACTGTGGGTTGTCAGTAAAATCCCGTTGAAAAAACTGGGTGTGATTAAGTTTAGCAAAAGCCAGGGGTATGATATGATTGCCCGCAAAGGTGCGGTATTGTTTGAAGGCATTTACCAGAATTCTCCTTTCCAGTTATTGGCCACTCACCTTCAGGCCGATGAACCTCACCTGATACGTGACCAACAGTGCCTTGAAATCAGCGAACATCTGTTGAAACCGTATGAACAGGAACATATCCCGCAACTGATTTGCGGAGACTTTAACATTGATATGGATGATTCGCAGCACTATCGTAAGATGCTGGAGACACTGGATGCTCAAAACGGTGAAATCAGCGGTTCGATTACGTCAACGTATGACGAGATTGACAACCCGTTGGCACGCATTCCCCGGGGGAAGAAACGAATCATCGACTACATCCTGGTCAGAAACAGCAAGCTAATACGCAAGATTGAGCGAAAAATACAGTTCATTTACTCCCATAAGAAGAATGGCGATGTGGACTATTTATCGGACCACAATGCGATGGAGATGACTATTAATCTGGGGAAATTGTCTGAAGGAGATATTGCACAGCATTTTTCACTCAAATGA
- a CDS encoding DUF6261 family protein, with product MQYYKFRLMSNRGLSTCGQMIINDVSESDVAEVITSHSKYQNVIKALTDLNTAIRRNPVDGSTMAECKEMRDEDFIAIGNYVEGSTNAPIADIKAAAIQINKWLKPLCLYFQRQKIGDQASRINEAITKLRLPENADAVQKLSLKDATDKLELLTKAADKNYRDTKTTKMENKEAGSATYYREPFIQSLSSLLKWVDSKGQADEDPVWIALYKVLHNRYEVSCTAAHSKDSSSDNNESNSSET from the coding sequence ATGCAGTATTACAAATTTAGATTGATGAGTAACAGGGGGCTCTCCACCTGTGGCCAGATGATCATCAATGATGTGAGTGAATCGGATGTGGCAGAGGTAATTACCTCCCACTCCAAGTATCAAAATGTGATAAAGGCACTGACCGACCTCAACACGGCTATCCGGCGCAATCCCGTAGATGGATCGACAATGGCTGAATGTAAAGAGATGCGGGACGAAGATTTTATTGCTATCGGTAATTATGTTGAAGGTTCGACCAATGCACCAATTGCCGACATCAAAGCGGCAGCCATTCAAATCAACAAATGGCTCAAACCGCTCTGTCTATATTTCCAACGTCAGAAAATCGGCGACCAGGCGAGCCGGATCAACGAAGCGATTACCAAGCTTCGATTGCCAGAAAATGCCGACGCCGTGCAAAAGCTGTCATTGAAAGATGCTACGGACAAATTAGAACTATTAACCAAAGCGGCTGATAAAAACTACCGGGATACAAAGACCACCAAGATGGAGAATAAAGAGGCCGGTTCTGCAACCTACTACCGGGAGCCTTTTATCCAAAGCCTTTCCAGTTTGCTCAAATGGGTTGACAGCAAAGGCCAGGCTGATGAAGATCCGGTGTGGATTGCTCTTTACAAAGTGCTGCACAACCGGTATGAGGTTTCCTGCACTGCGGCTCACTCTAAAGATTCATCATCGGACAACAACGAGAGCAATTCTTCGGAAACGTGA
- the pstA gene encoding phosphate ABC transporter permease PstA has protein sequence MTPIEHIGSCGKQKRRTQSIAFTIFKIMSYSVVALLFLILGFIVMRGIGVINWDFLTKAPEEGMTKGGIFPAIVGTLYLIIGSSLFSFPIGIMSGIYMNEYARQNKLAMFIRIMTNNLSGVPSVVFGLFGMSLFVNTLKFGDSIIAGSLTLGLLSLPLVIRTTEEALKSIDFSFREGSLALGASKLQTIRKVVLPMAMPNIITGLILSIGRVSGETAPILFTVAAYFLPQLPHSIFDQVMALPYHLYVISTSGTDLEASRAMAYGTALVLIVIVLLVNLLANFLRNYFAKKVKMN, from the coding sequence ATGACTCCTATAGAACATATCGGTTCATGTGGTAAACAAAAAAGAAGGACCCAGTCTATCGCATTTACCATCTTTAAAATAATGAGTTATTCCGTTGTTGCTCTCCTGTTTTTGATACTCGGATTTATCGTAATGAGAGGAATTGGCGTAATCAACTGGGACTTCCTGACCAAAGCTCCTGAAGAAGGAATGACCAAAGGCGGGATATTTCCGGCTATCGTAGGTACACTCTATCTGATTATCGGCAGTAGTCTTTTCAGCTTTCCGATTGGTATTATGTCGGGGATTTATATGAATGAATACGCCCGTCAAAACAAACTGGCAATGTTTATCCGTATCATGACCAACAACCTGAGTGGTGTCCCTTCTGTGGTTTTCGGCTTGTTTGGTATGTCACTGTTTGTGAATACATTGAAATTTGGAGATTCGATTATTGCCGGTTCATTGACATTGGGGCTACTATCTCTTCCATTAGTCATCCGTACCACGGAAGAAGCTTTAAAATCCATCGACTTCTCTTTCCGTGAAGGAAGTCTCGCTCTGGGAGCCAGCAAATTGCAGACCATCCGTAAGGTAGTGTTACCAATGGCTATGCCCAATATCATCACCGGATTAATCTTGTCTATCGGACGCGTTTCCGGGGAGACGGCTCCTATTCTGTTCACCGTAGCCGCTTACTTCCTGCCGCAATTGCCTCACAGCATTTTCGACCAGGTGATGGCGCTGCCTTACCACTTGTACGTGATTTCGACCAGTGGTACTGATCTTGAGGCTTCCCGCGCTATGGCATACGGAACAGCATTGGTACTGATTGTCATTGTATTACTGGTAAATCTTTTAGCGAATTTCCTCCGGAACTATTTTGCTAAAAAGGTAAAAATGAATTAA
- a CDS encoding OprO/OprP family phosphate-selective porin: MPKACNIEVVILQHQTLKQKKMKFKSIALCSLLFSSLVAFAQEENVDPVESLNQRVTHLEDAKNVASKLKISGYVQAQYQSSQIDTVGKASKDWKPSQDMKVGAGRSGSESTSMNRFGVRRGRIKVAYEDFGCQAAIQFDLTEKGLGLKDAYLNILDPWVGYVAVKGGVFDRPFGYEISYSSSRRESPERSRIFQTLFPDERDLGAMLTLQAPKTSPWNVLKLEAGLFGGNGIYLDTDSKKDFIGHLSFAKAFGNTKLGLGVSGYEGFVARSTGNVYVVENGAFKNSPVVANANNASDFGFAKREYLGFDAQVSTSSVLGLTTLRAEYIGGTQPGTSGSSSSPKSGNLPGYTTSNAAATTIGVSSSTDDVYGGGTYIRKFQGGYVHLVQDIADTKHSIEVKYDWYDPNTKISADQIGVGAKTGKGDIAYSTLGLGYLYRMNANVRIMAYYDIVSNEKTNLKGYKADLKDNLFTLRFQYKF, encoded by the coding sequence TTGCCAAAAGCGTGTAACATTGAGGTGGTTATTTTGCAGCATCAAACATTAAAACAGAAAAAAATGAAATTCAAATCTATTGCTCTTTGTTCTTTATTATTCTCATCTCTGGTTGCCTTTGCGCAGGAGGAAAATGTTGATCCGGTAGAGTCGTTGAACCAACGAGTTACTCACTTGGAAGATGCTAAAAACGTTGCAAGCAAACTTAAAATCTCAGGTTATGTTCAGGCTCAATATCAATCTTCACAAATTGATACTGTGGGTAAGGCTTCAAAAGATTGGAAACCGTCACAAGATATGAAAGTTGGTGCAGGTCGTTCTGGAAGCGAATCAACAAGCATGAATCGTTTTGGTGTTCGTCGTGGACGTATTAAAGTTGCATATGAGGATTTCGGATGTCAAGCCGCTATCCAGTTTGATTTGACTGAAAAAGGTCTCGGTTTGAAGGATGCTTATTTGAACATCCTGGATCCATGGGTAGGTTATGTAGCTGTAAAAGGTGGTGTATTTGACAGACCATTTGGATATGAAATTTCTTACTCTTCTTCTCGTCGCGAGTCTCCGGAAAGAAGCCGTATTTTCCAAACCTTATTCCCTGATGAAAGAGATCTTGGTGCAATGCTGACTCTTCAGGCTCCAAAAACATCTCCATGGAATGTGTTGAAACTTGAAGCTGGTTTGTTCGGTGGAAATGGTATCTATCTTGATACTGACAGCAAAAAAGACTTTATCGGCCACCTTTCATTTGCTAAGGCTTTTGGTAATACAAAACTTGGTTTGGGAGTGTCAGGGTATGAAGGTTTTGTTGCTCGCTCAACCGGTAATGTCTATGTTGTTGAAAATGGTGCTTTCAAGAACTCTCCAGTTGTTGCAAACGCTAACAATGCAAGTGATTTCGGTTTTGCAAAACGTGAATATTTAGGTTTTGACGCTCAGGTAAGTACAAGCTCGGTTTTGGGTTTGACTACATTGCGTGCTGAGTATATCGGAGGAACTCAACCAGGAACCAGCGGAAGCTCTTCAAGCCCAAAATCAGGTAACCTTCCAGGATATACAACATCAAATGCTGCCGCAACAACTATCGGTGTGTCTTCTTCAACTGATGACGTTTATGGTGGTGGAACTTACATACGTAAATTCCAAGGTGGTTATGTGCACTTAGTACAAGATATCGCTGATACCAAACATAGTATTGAGGTAAAATACGACTGGTATGACCCTAACACTAAAATCTCTGCTGACCAAATTGGTGTAGGCGCTAAAACAGGTAAAGGAGACATCGCCTACTCAACTTTGGGTCTTGGTTACCTTTACCGTATGAACGCAAACGTTCGCATCATGGCTTATTATGATATTGTTTCAAACGAAAAAACTAACCTGAAAGGTTACAAAGCTGACCTGAAAGACAATTTGTTTACACTTCGTTTCCAATACAAATTCTAA